A genome region from Gemmatimonas sp. UBA7669 includes the following:
- a CDS encoding polysaccharide deacetylase family protein translates to MRVPNSGSFILAYHGVQEGRESEGERGLHISHESLHNQLSTVGRHFDVVSLEEVLRVSDTRSARVAITFDDAYLGALTLGASVCETLGYPFTVFVAPGLLGTIPVWDERSSKGQWTISHRQTFLWDQKGRARHRLATSSSLCLPQIGTESDLLALRGSKYATFGNHTYSHPNLRSLSDDEVSLEISKGRAWLETRFPTQFLNVVAYPYGLAPRNAERLMAEPHAAAGLLVHGGWFRRGNVPTFAVPRWNVPSAVGRDRFLAKLRGWL, encoded by the coding sequence ATGCGAGTCCCAAACTCCGGGAGTTTCATTCTAGCGTATCACGGCGTGCAGGAAGGTAGGGAATCTGAGGGCGAGCGCGGCTTACACATTTCACACGAATCGCTACACAATCAGCTCAGCACGGTCGGTCGGCATTTCGATGTAGTTTCACTTGAAGAAGTGTTGCGGGTGAGCGACACGCGTTCTGCGCGAGTGGCCATCACGTTCGACGACGCATATCTCGGTGCGCTAACTCTCGGCGCATCAGTATGCGAGACACTCGGATACCCCTTCACCGTTTTTGTCGCTCCCGGGCTTCTTGGGACGATTCCAGTGTGGGACGAGCGCTCATCAAAGGGCCAATGGACTATCTCTCATCGCCAGACTTTCCTTTGGGATCAGAAGGGGCGTGCCCGACATCGCTTGGCAACGTCTAGTAGCTTGTGCCTACCACAGATAGGCACTGAGTCTGACCTGCTTGCATTGCGAGGATCCAAGTATGCCACATTCGGAAATCATACGTACTCGCACCCGAATCTACGCAGTCTTTCCGACGACGAGGTTTCGCTTGAGATTTCAAAGGGAAGGGCGTGGCTGGAGACCCGCTTCCCCACTCAGTTTCTGAATGTGGTCGCTTATCCGTATGGACTGGCCCCACGAAACGCAGAACGATTGATGGCTGAACCGCATGCTGCTGCTGGGCTCCTCGTTCATGGGGGATGGTTTCGACGCGGCAACGTTCCGACCTTTGCCGTCCCTCGCTGGAATGTGCCATCCGCTGTGGGGCGCGACCGTTTTCTAGCTAAGCTACGGGGTTGGTTGTGA
- a CDS encoding GNAT family N-acetyltransferase → MSALPLIISQATDADAMAWNAFVDAHVHGSTFHRWEWRGVYRDVYGHDCPYLIARRGGELAGVLPLVRVKSLVFGHYLVSLPYVSYGGPLSDAEGERALTAAAADLAQGAKLVELRTRQPVATDSLVPVNRKITVLLDLVPGDYEATFKRFDSKLRSQVRRGEKEGLVVKFGREHAAAYHKVFTEHMRDLGSPAHGLRFFERLADALGERAWIGVAYMGDTPVAGGFGIENGREVEISWASALRRYQKISPNMTLYGAFIRRACEQGFDVFNFGRCTAGSGTHKFKLQWGGRDESLPWVHSADSTSSSLPVPTEKGFGLAIEVWKRVPLQVTGPLGALLIRGLP, encoded by the coding sequence ATGAGCGCACTCCCGTTGATCATATCGCAAGCCACAGACGCGGACGCGATGGCGTGGAACGCCTTCGTGGACGCCCATGTGCATGGCAGCACGTTTCACCGCTGGGAGTGGCGGGGCGTGTACCGCGATGTGTACGGGCATGATTGCCCGTACCTGATTGCCAGGCGTGGCGGCGAGCTGGCCGGCGTGTTGCCGCTGGTGCGGGTCAAGTCCCTGGTGTTTGGGCATTATCTCGTGTCGCTGCCCTATGTGAGCTACGGCGGGCCTCTGTCTGACGCCGAGGGAGAGCGTGCACTTACGGCGGCGGCGGCCGACCTGGCGCAAGGCGCCAAGCTGGTGGAGCTGCGCACGCGGCAACCGGTGGCCACCGACAGCCTGGTGCCGGTGAACCGCAAGATTACGGTGCTGCTGGACCTCGTGCCCGGCGACTATGAGGCCACCTTCAAGCGTTTTGACAGCAAGCTGCGCAGCCAGGTGCGGCGCGGCGAGAAGGAAGGCCTGGTGGTGAAGTTCGGGCGCGAGCATGCGGCGGCATACCACAAGGTGTTCACGGAGCACATGCGCGATCTCGGGTCGCCGGCACATGGGCTGCGCTTCTTTGAGCGCCTGGCTGATGCGCTGGGTGAGCGGGCCTGGATTGGCGTGGCCTACATGGGCGACACGCCGGTGGCCGGGGGCTTCGGTATTGAGAACGGTCGTGAAGTGGAGATTTCGTGGGCGTCGGCACTGCGGCGCTATCAGAAGATCTCGCCAAACATGACCTTGTACGGTGCCTTCATTCGACGCGCGTGCGAGCAGGGCTTTGATGTGTTCAACTTTGGCCGATGCACGGCGGGGTCTGGGACGCACAAGTTTAAGCTTCAATGGGGCGGCCGCGATGAATCCTTGCCTTGGGTACACTCAGCGGATTCAACCAGCAGCTCCCTCCCAGTACCTACCGAAAAAGGATTCGGGCTAGCCATCGAGGTTTGGAAGCGTGTACCACTACAAGTTACGGGGCCGCTTGGGGCTCTATTGATCCGGGGGCTTCCTTGA
- a CDS encoding XrtA system polysaccharide deacetylase, translated as MNTDPTLRPPGFGRALPVFTVDVEDWFQVNAFEPHVARSQWEQLESRVERNTDRLLQLCADTGARGTFFTLGWVAERFPALIRRIAQQGHEVASHGYWHQRIPTVSESEFREDVRRARAVLEDASGTAVRGYRAPSFSLTDEVPWAARVLVEEGYTYDSSRFPIARRGYGSAVADVAPHVLSTPAGPLHEYPPAVWPIAGFKVPVAGGGWFRQFPAWVTQTGLAQVLRHGRPAVFYLHPWEVDPGQPRLAVGALTRVRHYRGLDQCATQLEVLLRRFDFVSFRELFAAS; from the coding sequence GTGAACACCGACCCTACGCTGCGTCCGCCCGGTTTCGGGCGGGCGCTGCCGGTGTTCACGGTGGACGTGGAAGACTGGTTCCAGGTGAATGCCTTCGAACCGCATGTAGCGCGCTCGCAGTGGGAGCAATTGGAGTCGCGGGTGGAGCGCAACACCGACCGCCTGCTGCAGCTCTGTGCCGACACGGGCGCCCGCGGCACCTTCTTTACGTTGGGATGGGTGGCCGAGCGATTCCCGGCGTTGATTCGGCGCATTGCACAGCAGGGGCATGAGGTGGCCAGTCATGGTTACTGGCACCAGCGCATTCCCACCGTCAGTGAGTCGGAGTTTCGCGAGGATGTACGACGGGCCCGGGCCGTGCTGGAAGACGCATCGGGCACGGCGGTGCGCGGCTACAGGGCACCCAGCTTTTCGCTGACCGACGAAGTGCCCTGGGCAGCCCGGGTCCTGGTGGAGGAGGGCTACACCTACGACTCCAGCCGTTTTCCCATTGCGCGCCGAGGCTATGGGTCTGCCGTGGCCGATGTGGCGCCGCACGTGCTGAGTACACCGGCTGGCCCGCTGCATGAGTATCCGCCGGCGGTGTGGCCCATTGCGGGCTTCAAGGTGCCGGTGGCGGGTGGTGGCTGGTTCCGGCAGTTCCCCGCGTGGGTCACGCAAACCGGCCTCGCGCAGGTGTTACGCCACGGGCGCCCTGCGGTCTTTTACTTGCATCCCTGGGAGGTGGACCCGGGCCAGCCTCGGCTGGCCGTGGGCGCGCTCACGCGCGTGCGTCACTACCGGGGGCTCGATCAGTGTGCGACGCAGCTGGAGGTACTGCTGCGGCGCTTTGACTTCGTTTCCTTTCGCGAGCTCTTTGCCGCTTCATGA
- a CDS encoding citrate synthase encodes MSQPSSAPAAAADTLELRDNRTGSTYSAAVRTEGPEGDTYMRAMDLRAVKREPDEFGLLSYDPAFMNTASCRSAITFIDGDKGILRYRGYPIEQLAENATFLEVAYLLRNGELPDQKQYDAWVHDITYHTYVHENIRKFLEGFRYDAHPMSMLCSATAALSSFYPEARDIHDPQQRYISTIRLLAKLPTIAAFAYRHVKGLPFIYPDNDLSYTENFLSMVARMSEPKYEANPVFVKALEVLFILHADHEQNCSTNAVRAVGSSHVDPFSAVAAGIAALFGPLHGGANEAVLRMITEIGDVKNVPAFIEGVKSGKGERLMGFGHRVYKSYDPRARIVKKLADEVFAQVGMDKDLEIALELERIALSDDYFIARKLYPNVDFYTGLIYRSMAFPTDFFTVLFAVARVSGWLAQWEEMILDKEQKIARPRQIYIGHGEREYVNPLSDKFPRARKDSIRK; translated from the coding sequence ATGAGCCAGCCCAGTTCTGCCCCCGCCGCGGCCGCCGATACGCTCGAGCTCCGCGATAACCGCACCGGCTCCACCTACAGCGCCGCCGTGCGCACCGAAGGGCCGGAAGGCGACACCTACATGCGCGCCATGGACCTGCGCGCCGTCAAGCGTGAGCCCGACGAGTTCGGCCTGCTGAGCTACGATCCGGCGTTCATGAACACGGCCTCGTGCCGCAGCGCCATCACGTTCATCGATGGCGACAAGGGCATTCTGCGCTATCGCGGCTATCCCATCGAGCAGCTGGCGGAGAACGCCACCTTCCTCGAAGTGGCGTACCTGCTGCGCAATGGTGAACTGCCCGACCAGAAGCAGTACGACGCCTGGGTGCACGACATCACGTACCACACGTACGTGCATGAGAACATCCGCAAGTTCCTCGAAGGCTTCCGCTACGACGCGCATCCCATGAGCATGCTGTGCAGCGCCACGGCGGCCCTGTCCAGCTTCTATCCGGAGGCGCGTGACATTCACGACCCGCAGCAGCGCTACATCAGCACCATTCGCCTGCTCGCCAAGCTGCCCACCATTGCCGCGTTTGCCTATCGTCATGTGAAGGGCCTGCCCTTCATCTACCCGGACAACGACCTGAGCTACACGGAGAACTTCCTCTCCATGGTGGCGCGCATGTCGGAGCCCAAGTACGAGGCCAACCCGGTGTTCGTGAAGGCGCTGGAGGTGCTGTTCATTCTGCACGCCGATCACGAGCAGAACTGCAGCACCAACGCCGTGCGCGCCGTGGGCTCTTCGCACGTGGATCCCTTCTCGGCGGTGGCTGCCGGCATTGCCGCGCTGTTTGGCCCGTTGCATGGCGGCGCCAACGAAGCCGTACTGCGCATGATCACCGAGATTGGTGATGTGAAGAACGTGCCGGCCTTCATCGAAGGCGTGAAGAGCGGCAAGGGCGAGCGCCTGATGGGCTTTGGCCACCGTGTGTACAAGAGCTACGACCCCCGCGCGCGCATTGTGAAGAAGTTGGCCGACGAGGTGTTTGCGCAGGTGGGCATGGACAAGGACCTGGAGATTGCACTCGAGCTCGAGCGCATTGCCCTGTCCGACGACTACTTCATTGCCCGCAAGCTGTACCCCAACGTGGACTTCTATACGGGGCTCATCTATCGCTCCATGGCCTTCCCCACCGACTTCTTCACCGTGCTGTTTGCGGTGGCGCGTGTGTCGGGCTGGCTGGCGCAGTGGGAGGAGATGATTCTCGACAAGGAGCAGAAGATCGCCCGTCCTCGGCAGATCTACATTGGCCACGGCGAGCGCGAGTACGTGAACCCGCTGTCGGACAAGTTCCCGAGAGCGCGCAAGGACAGCATCCGCAAGTGA
- a CDS encoding sigma-54-dependent transcriptional regulator, which produces MTEPFLADAGSPPIPDKGTGLRILVVDDDRTLREGCASVLQMDGHQVSSTGRGEEALDLVKRKRFDLVLVDLYMTPISGMEVLKAAVEAHKGVIVVVMTGNPTVASSIEALRAGAWDYLPKPFSASHLQVLVGRAAHASAASREPREAIKPGSLLTPSNSGDTFSLLGVSAAFRKAVDLAQKVAGTDASVMISGESGTGKEMIAQFIHKHSRRAQRKLVPVNCAALPDNLLESEMFGYRKGAFTGADRDKAGLLEVANGGTLFLDELTEMQQPLQAKLLRVLQDGVVRRLGSETQDAVVDVRFISATNRDPQEAVQQGILREDLFYRLRVVPIKLPPLRKRVEDIPLLAEFFLKRSWERHRASGAPAPGFDADTMAYLQTRPWRGNVRELQNVIEHVAVVADAGRPITPDDIPVYDDGPLEGGQAETGLPANIMNDAFHVAKDNLIAHFEKEYLSRLTSRAGGNMSKAARLAGIDRTTLYRLMEKHGFRRDALSGVVD; this is translated from the coding sequence ATGACCGAACCCTTCCTCGCCGACGCCGGCTCGCCACCCATCCCCGACAAGGGGACGGGCCTGCGCATCCTCGTAGTGGACGACGATCGCACCCTGCGGGAAGGCTGCGCCTCGGTCCTCCAGATGGATGGCCACCAGGTCAGCTCCACCGGCCGCGGCGAAGAGGCCCTCGACCTCGTCAAGCGCAAGCGCTTTGACCTCGTGCTCGTGGACCTCTACATGACGCCCATCTCCGGCATGGAGGTGCTCAAGGCGGCCGTGGAGGCCCACAAGGGCGTGATTGTGGTGGTCATGACCGGCAATCCCACCGTGGCCAGCAGCATCGAGGCCCTGCGCGCCGGCGCCTGGGACTACCTGCCCAAGCCCTTCAGTGCCAGCCACCTGCAGGTGCTGGTCGGCCGCGCCGCCCACGCCTCGGCCGCCTCGCGCGAGCCGCGCGAAGCCATCAAGCCGGGCTCCCTGCTCACCCCCAGCAACAGCGGCGACACTTTCAGCCTGCTGGGGGTGTCCGCCGCCTTCCGCAAGGCCGTGGACCTGGCCCAGAAAGTGGCCGGCACTGATGCCAGCGTGATGATCAGTGGCGAAAGCGGGACGGGCAAGGAAATGATCGCCCAGTTCATCCACAAACACAGCCGGCGCGCCCAGCGCAAGCTGGTGCCCGTGAACTGCGCGGCCCTGCCCGACAACCTGCTCGAGTCGGAAATGTTCGGCTATCGCAAGGGCGCCTTCACCGGCGCCGATCGCGACAAGGCCGGCCTGCTGGAAGTGGCCAACGGCGGCACGCTGTTTCTCGACGAGCTCACCGAAATGCAGCAGCCGCTGCAGGCCAAGCTGCTGCGCGTGCTGCAGGACGGCGTGGTACGCCGACTGGGCAGCGAAACGCAGGATGCCGTGGTGGACGTGCGCTTCATTTCCGCCACCAACCGCGACCCGCAGGAGGCCGTGCAGCAGGGCATTCTGCGCGAGGACCTGTTCTACCGCCTGCGCGTGGTGCCCATCAAGCTGCCGCCTCTTCGCAAGCGCGTGGAAGACATTCCGCTGCTGGCCGAGTTCTTCCTCAAGCGCTCCTGGGAGCGCCACCGCGCCAGCGGTGCACCGGCGCCGGGCTTTGACGCCGATACCATGGCCTATCTGCAGACGCGGCCCTGGCGGGGCAATGTGCGCGAGTTGCAGAACGTCATTGAACATGTGGCCGTGGTGGCCGACGCAGGACGGCCCATCACGCCCGATGACATTCCGGTGTACGACGACGGCCCGCTGGAGGGCGGACAGGCGGAAACAGGTCTGCCGGCCAACATCATGAACGATGCCTTCCACGTGGCCAAGGACAACCTCATCGCGCATTTCGAGAAGGAATATCTCTCGCGGCTGACCAGTCGAGCGGGTGGGAACATGTCCAAGGCAGCGCGTCTGGCCGGCATCGACCGGACCACGCTCTACCGCCTCATGGAGAAGCACGGCTTCCGGCGGGACGCGCTGTCCGGCGTGGTGGATTAG
- a CDS encoding polysaccharide biosynthesis tyrosine autokinase — protein sequence MTGSNIQPATPRETAVDLYQEGPPADWGGGQQPEPEEGGGPSLSRYLAAIRRFKWLILVLGAVGLFAGIGASRFIDPEYEVQATILLEQGTGVQEGRGNSGPIQGAEFLQGSGWQDLLRSYAIVDPIVTELGLFVTPAERGDSTLFGQFRVDQGRLRPGSYKLALKGGRWSLSLRTAVEATDGVAVDSGVVGDSIGRPVGFLWAPQRNQFGTRSDIEFNVQTPREASKGLIEKLGIKLQPNSPFLFLTLTGKDARRTATTLNAWVDQFVAVATSQKKRNVSTVAAILQGQLEYAAGNLSRAESALEQFRVRTVTEPNERQTIAPGIEMTNSPVFDSYFRDRILADNYRRDRETLERLLASASNGTSITREAVLSVPLVNGDPAAEDLRRLLAEQAERDAQLRRLRETYTDDYPRVREEAEALRQLRATSVPNALQAYVRELRLREQTLNASVEQGSKDLRSIPVRTIEEQRLKRQVEVEAELYRTLNLEAAKARLAEAATVPDVSVQDPAVPPLFPTQNTAPVIIAGVFAAFVGLGLGLAILLDMVDKRFRYPEQATKDLGLYILGVVPVIDTKKGKRRTSDTAAQVVEAFRTIRMNVRYAADPSRPLAITVTSPGPNDGKSLISSNLALSFAESGARTLLIDGDIRRGALGNTFGVNAKPGLVEYLEGTALIAEVLQPVPAHENLTLLPGGARKRRGPELLATPRLTQLINQMTAEYDVVIVDSPPLGAGFDAFALSTATGNMALVMRAGITDRKMAEAKLATVRTLPVRIMGAVLNGIQLTGAYEYYSYYQEYAAKDEELPARLPEKSQSGGKLTAGGKGGQA from the coding sequence ATGACCGGTTCCAACATCCAGCCCGCGACGCCGCGAGAGACGGCGGTGGACCTCTATCAGGAGGGCCCGCCGGCGGATTGGGGTGGTGGGCAGCAGCCTGAGCCTGAGGAAGGTGGTGGGCCGAGTCTGTCGCGGTATCTCGCGGCCATCCGGCGGTTCAAGTGGCTCATTCTGGTGTTGGGCGCCGTGGGGTTGTTCGCGGGTATTGGAGCCAGTCGCTTCATCGATCCGGAATACGAAGTGCAGGCCACCATTCTGCTCGAACAGGGCACAGGTGTGCAGGAGGGGCGAGGCAACTCCGGTCCCATTCAAGGTGCTGAGTTCCTGCAGGGCAGCGGTTGGCAGGACCTGCTACGCTCTTACGCCATCGTCGATCCCATCGTCACGGAACTCGGCTTGTTCGTGACACCGGCGGAGCGTGGGGACAGCACTTTGTTTGGGCAGTTCCGAGTTGATCAGGGTCGCCTGCGCCCCGGAAGCTACAAGCTCGCACTCAAGGGCGGTCGTTGGTCACTCAGCCTGCGCACCGCGGTAGAGGCCACCGATGGTGTGGCGGTGGACTCGGGGGTGGTGGGCGACTCTATTGGTCGTCCGGTCGGTTTTCTGTGGGCGCCGCAGCGCAACCAGTTTGGCACGCGCAGCGACATTGAGTTCAACGTGCAGACGCCGCGTGAGGCATCAAAGGGGCTCATTGAGAAGCTGGGCATCAAGTTGCAGCCCAACAGCCCCTTCCTGTTCCTGACGCTCACTGGAAAGGACGCTCGCCGTACCGCTACTACGCTCAACGCCTGGGTGGATCAGTTTGTCGCGGTGGCCACATCGCAGAAAAAGCGCAATGTGTCTACGGTGGCGGCCATTCTGCAGGGCCAGTTGGAATATGCTGCGGGCAACCTGTCGCGTGCGGAGTCAGCGCTCGAACAGTTTCGTGTGCGTACTGTCACCGAGCCCAATGAGCGGCAGACCATCGCGCCGGGCATCGAGATGACCAACAGCCCGGTGTTCGACAGTTATTTCCGCGATCGCATTCTGGCTGACAACTATCGCCGCGATCGCGAAACCCTTGAGCGACTGCTGGCCAGTGCTTCCAACGGCACGTCCATCACGCGCGAGGCCGTGTTATCGGTGCCATTGGTGAATGGTGATCCTGCTGCAGAGGATTTGCGCCGGCTGTTGGCGGAGCAGGCTGAGCGGGATGCGCAACTCCGTCGCTTGCGCGAAACCTATACGGACGACTACCCGCGCGTTCGCGAAGAGGCCGAAGCGCTGCGCCAGTTGCGCGCCACCAGCGTGCCCAATGCCTTGCAGGCATATGTGCGCGAATTGCGTCTTCGTGAGCAAACGCTCAACGCATCAGTTGAGCAGGGCAGCAAGGATTTGCGCAGCATCCCGGTTCGCACCATCGAAGAGCAGCGCCTCAAGCGCCAGGTTGAGGTTGAGGCGGAGCTCTACCGTACGCTCAACCTCGAAGCAGCCAAGGCCCGTCTCGCCGAAGCGGCCACTGTGCCGGATGTCAGTGTGCAGGACCCTGCTGTTCCGCCTCTTTTCCCCACCCAGAACACTGCACCTGTCATTATTGCCGGTGTGTTCGCAGCCTTTGTGGGTTTGGGCCTCGGCTTGGCCATTCTGCTGGACATGGTGGACAAGCGCTTTCGTTATCCGGAGCAGGCCACCAAGGACCTGGGGCTCTACATCTTGGGTGTGGTGCCGGTCATCGACACCAAGAAGGGCAAGCGGCGCACCAGCGATACGGCGGCGCAGGTAGTGGAGGCTTTCCGCACCATTCGCATGAATGTGCGCTATGCGGCCGACCCTTCGCGTCCCTTGGCCATCACGGTAACCTCACCCGGCCCCAACGATGGCAAGTCCCTCATTTCCAGTAACCTGGCGCTGTCGTTTGCTGAGTCGGGCGCGCGCACGCTGCTCATTGATGGCGACATTCGCCGCGGCGCGCTGGGTAACACCTTCGGTGTGAACGCCAAGCCGGGCCTCGTGGAGTATCTGGAAGGCACCGCCCTCATTGCCGAGGTACTGCAGCCCGTACCCGCGCACGAGAATCTCACGCTGCTGCCTGGCGGAGCCAGAAAGCGAAGGGGTCCGGAACTGCTCGCCACACCGCGCCTCACGCAGCTCATCAATCAGATGACGGCTGAGTACGACGTGGTCATCGTGGACTCGCCACCGTTGGGCGCAGGCTTTGACGCGTTTGCCCTTTCAACAGCCACCGGCAACATGGCACTCGTCATGCGAGCGGGCATCACCGACCGCAAGATGGCCGAAGCCAAGCTGGCCACGGTGCGTACGCTGCCGGTTCGCATCATGGGCGCGGTGCTCAACGGAATTCAGCTTACGGGGGCCTACGAGTACTACTCCTATTATCAGGAGTACGCGGCCAAGGACGAAGAGTTGCCAGCGCGCCTCCCCGAGAAGTCGCAAAGCGGTGGCAAACTCACCGCCGGCGGCAAGGGTGGGCAGGCGTGA